A DNA window from Solanum lycopersicum chromosome 3, SLM_r2.1 contains the following coding sequences:
- the LOC138347489 gene encoding uncharacterized protein, with translation MLLRLYVRVGMEIVNGLELEMRMNTRKVICQRRGVDADEDNQVAHQALAEGVVMPVNPTGLTDAKENLPVRGMADRLRDFTRFNPPIFTVSKISEDPYEFMDEVQKILVAMGEIDTEKAELAFYQLKHVAKTWCKIMRDSRALGRVTVTWEKVKTGFLERFFPKEMREDKVEEFINLKHGSVTVNEYS, from the exons ATGTTACTACGTCTGTATGTGCGTGTTGGCATGGAAATTGTTAATGGCTTAGAACTTGAAATG AGAATGAACACTAGGAAAGTTATTTGTCAGAGGAGAGGAGTAGACGCTGATGAGGACAATCAAGTTGCACACCAGGCTCTTGCTGAAGGAGTAGTTATGCCAGTTAACCCtactgggttgactgatgctaAG GAGAACCTACCGGTACGTGGCATGGCTGATAGGCTACGAGACTTTACACGGTTCaatcctcctattttcacaGTGTCCAAGATTTCAGAGGATCCCTACGAATTCATGGATGAGGTACAAAAGATTTTGGTGGCCATGGGGGAAATAGATACTGAGAAGGCTGAGCTAGCTTTCTATCAGCTCAAACATGTTGCAAAGACTTGGTGCAAGATTATGAGGGATAGCAGAGCTTTGGGCAGAGTTACGGTCACGTGGGAGAAGGTTAAGACAGGCTTTCTGGAGAGATTTTTCCCCAAGGAGATGAGAGAGgacaaggttgaggagtttatcaaccttaaacaTGGATCGGTGACAGTCAACGAGTATTCCTGA